A DNA window from Coffea arabica cultivar ET-39 chromosome 6c, Coffea Arabica ET-39 HiFi, whole genome shotgun sequence contains the following coding sequences:
- the LOC113693505 gene encoding uncharacterized protein isoform X3, whose amino-acid sequence MGASRKLQGEIDRVLKKVQEGVDVFDSIWNKVYDTDNANQKEKFEADLKKEIKKLQRYRDQIKTWIQSSEIKDKKVSASYEQALMDARKQIEREMERFKICEKETKTKAFSKEGLGQQPKTDPKEKAKSDTRDWLNNVVSELENQIDSFEAEIEGLSVKKGKTRPPRLTHLETSIARHKAHIMKLELILRLLDNDELSPETVNDVKDFLDDYVERNQEDFDDFDDVDELYSSLPLDKVESLEDLVTIGPPGLVKATATSANQQGASPQEQVEETATQDTTDTVARTPPPKSSSAAASAPPTPVGSHSNPGIVKATSDFVGASTASSGHLGSSSSTGLLDNAGVPSSPVSVPYSVKEEDITSFPGRKPSPALAEVGLRGVGRGGLSNQPSSSVPISSGSTISSNGALGSVTSGSEMAKRNMLGAEERLGSSSMVQSLVSPLGNRMILPQAGKTGDGIGSADAGSVGEAASMAGRVLSSSVVHGIQWRPGSSFQNQNEVGQFRGRTEIAPDQREKFLQRFQQVQQGQTNLLGLPLSGGNHKQFSAQQQNSLLQQFNSQSSSISPQLGVQPAGLNSVPSSPSLQQQPIPIHQSSSQQTQILAGSRDADVGHAKVEELHQQPAVSEDSSESIGNSGLVKNLMNEDDMKASYALDPPAGAGSALTESSQMPRDIDLSPSQPLQSSQPSGSLGVIGRRSVADLGAIGDNLSVSPATSGGMHDQLYNLQMLESSFYKLPQPKDSERAKSYTPRHPVVTPPSYPQVQAPIVNNPAFWERLGADNYGTDTLFFAFYYQQNTYQQYLAAKELKKQSWRYHRKYNTWFQRHKEPDIATDDYEQGTYVYFDFHIGNDEQHGWCQRIKTEFTFEYNYLEDELIV is encoded by the exons ATGGGCGCAAGTCGAAAGCTGCAGGGAGAAATCGATCGGGTTCTTAAGAAGGTTCAAGAAGGCGTCGATGTATTCGACAGCATTTGGAACAAG GTTTATGATACGGACAATGCGAATCAGAAGGAGAAATTTGAAGCGGATTTGAAGAAGGAAATTAAAAAGCTTCAAAGATACAGAGACCAAATTAAGACATGGATCCAATCCAGTGAAATTAAGGATAAAAAG GTTAGTGCCTCTTATGAGCAGGCTCTTATGGATGCTCGGAAGCAAATTGAGCGTGAAATGGAACGATTTAAAATCTGTGAGAaggaaactaaaacaaaagcattttcaaaagaaGGCCTGGGCCAACAGCCTAAGACG GATCCGAAGGAGAAAGCTAAATCAGATACAAGAGATTGGCTGAACAATGTG GTGAGCGAACTAGAAAATCAAATTGATAGCTTTGAAGCTGAAATCGAGGGTCTCTCTgtaaaaaaagggaaaacaagGCCTCCTAGACTG ACACATTTGGAGACGTCAATTGCTCGACACAAGGCTCATATAATGAAACTAGAATTGATTTTGAGACTACTGGACAATGATGAATTAAGTCCTGAAACAGTTAATGATGTTAAAGATTTCTTGGACGATTATGTTGAGCGTAATCAG GAggatttcgatgatttcgatgatgttgACGAGCTTTACAGCTCTTTACCTTTAGACAAGGTGGAGTCTCTTGAAGATTTAGTAACAATTGGCCCTCCTGGTCTTGTTAAG GCTACAGCTACATCTGCCAATCAACAAGGCGCTTCTCCCCAAGAGCAAGTTGAGGAAACGGCAACCCAGGACACTACTGATACTGTTGCAAGGACTCCCCCTCCTAAAAGCAGTTCAGCTGCTGCTTCTGCTCCACCAACACCAGTAGGAAGCCATTCCAATCCTGGTATTGTGAAAGCTACAAGTGACTTCGTTGGTGCATCAACTGCTTCCTCTGGTCATTTGGGTTCAAGTTCTTCAACTGGTCTCTTAGATAATGCAGGCGTTCCATCATCTCCTGTAAGTGTCCCTTATTCAGTAAAGGAAGAAGACATTACAAGTTTCCCTGGCCGTAAACCTTCCCCAGCTCTTGCTGAAGTTGGGCTACGAGGTGTTGGTAGAGGTGGATTATCCAACCAACCATCAAGTAGTGTCCCTATCAGTTCTGGAAGCACAATTTCGAGCAATGGAGCCCTTGGTAGTGTAACGTCAGGTTCTGAAATGGCAAAAAGAAACATGCTTGGAGCTGAGGAAAGACTTGGAAGTAGTAGCATGGTGCAATCACTTGTATCTCCTCTTGGTAATAGAATGATCTTGCCACAGGCTGGGAAAACTGGTGATGGAATTGGCTCAGCTGATGCTGGGAGTGTTGGTGAGGCTGCATCTATGGCTGGGAGGGTGTTATCTTCTTCTGTGGTTCATGGTATACAATGGAGGCCTGGAAGTTCCTTTCAGAACCAGAATGAGGTG GGACAATTCCGTGGAAGAACTGAAATTGCTCCTGACCAGAGGGAGAAGTTTCTGCAGCGGTTTCAGCAGGTTCAGCAGGGTCAAACTAACCTTCTTGGCTTGCCTCTTAGCGGAGGGAATCATAAACAATTCTCTGCTCAGCAACAGAATTCCCTCTTGCAGCAG TTCAATTCCCAAAGCTCCTCTATCTCGCCTCAACTTGGGGTTCAACCAGCTGGTCTTAACAGTGTTCCATCATCTCCCTCATTGCAGCAGCAGCCCATTCCAATCCATCAGTCGTCAAGTCAGCAGACTCAAATATTGGCAGGGTCTAGAGATGCTG ATGTTGGTCATGCAAAAGTGGAGGAGTTGCATCAGCAACCTGCAGTATCTGAGGATTCTTCTGAATCTATTGGAAACTCTGGACTTGTGAAGAATCTGATGAACGAGGATGATATGAAGGCTTCATATGCGTTGGATCCTCCG GCTGGAGCGGGTAGCGCTCTTACAGAATCATCTCAAATGCCAAGGGACATTGATTTATCTCCTAGTCAACCTTTGCAATCCAGTCAACCTTCTGGAAGTCTTGGTGTCATTGGTCGAAGAAGTGTTGCAGACCTGGGTGCAATTGGTGATAACCTCAGCGTTTCTCCTGCAACATCTGGAGGAATGCATGACCAGTTGTACAATTTACAGATGCTTGAATCTTCATTTTATAAACTTCCACAACCAAAAGATTCTGAGCGGGCAAAGAGCTATACTCCA AGACACCCTGTGGTGACTCCTCCAAGCTATCCCCAAGTGCAGGCACCAATTGTCAATAACCCTGCTTTCTGGGAGCGTCTTGGAGCTGATAACTATGGCACTGATACCCTATTCTTTGCATTTTACTACCAGCAG AATACTTATCAACAGTATCTGGCtgctaaggaattgaagaagcaATCATGGAGATACCATAGGAAGTACAATACATGGTTTCAGAGACACAAGGAGCCGGATATTGCCACTGATGATTATGAACAGGGGACATACGTTTACTTTGATTTCCATATTGGCAATGATGAGCAGCACGGATG GTGCCAGAGAATCAAGACTGAGTTCACGTTTGAGTACAATTATCTTGAAGATGAGCTTATAGTGTAG
- the LOC113693505 gene encoding uncharacterized protein isoform X4, with product MGASRKLQGEIDRVLKKVQEGVDVFDSIWNKVYDTDNANQKEKFEADLKKEIKKLQRYRDQIKTWIQSSEIKDKKVSASYEQALMDARKQIEREMERFKICEKETKTKAFSKEGLGQQPKTDPKEKAKSDTRDWLNNVVSELENQIDSFEAEIEGLSVKKGKTRPPRLTHLETSIARHKAHIMKLELILRLLDNDELSPETVNDVKDFLDDYVERNQEDFDDFDDVDELYSSLPLDKVESLEDLVTIGPPGLVKGVSASNAVLSMKNHLATPAAQVPATATSANQQGASPQEQVEETATQDTTDTVARTPPPKSSSAAASAPPTPVGSHSNPGIVKATSDFVGASTASSGHLGSSSSTGLLDNAGVPSSPVSVPYSVKEEDITSFPGRKPSPALAEVGLRGVGRGGLSNQPSSSVPISSGSTISSNGALGSVTSGSEMAKRNMLGAEERLGSSSMVQSLVSPLGNRMILPQAGKTGDGIGSADAGSVGEAASMAGRVLSSSVVHGIQWRPGSSFQNQNEVGQFRGRTEIAPDQREKFLQRFQQVQQGQTNLLGLPLSGGNHKQFSAQQQNSLLQQQQPIPIHQSSSQQTQILAGSRDADVGHAKVEELHQQPAVSEDSSESIGNSGLVKNLMNEDDMKASYALDPPAGAGSALTESSQMPRDIDLSPSQPLQSSQPSGSLGVIGRRSVADLGAIGDNLSVSPATSGGMHDQLYNLQMLESSFYKLPQPKDSERAKSYTPRHPVVTPPSYPQVQAPIVNNPAFWERLGADNYGTDTLFFAFYYQQNTYQQYLAAKELKKQSWRYHRKYNTWFQRHKEPDIATDDYEQGTYVYFDFHIGNDEQHGWCQRIKTEFTFEYNYLEDELIV from the exons ATGGGCGCAAGTCGAAAGCTGCAGGGAGAAATCGATCGGGTTCTTAAGAAGGTTCAAGAAGGCGTCGATGTATTCGACAGCATTTGGAACAAG GTTTATGATACGGACAATGCGAATCAGAAGGAGAAATTTGAAGCGGATTTGAAGAAGGAAATTAAAAAGCTTCAAAGATACAGAGACCAAATTAAGACATGGATCCAATCCAGTGAAATTAAGGATAAAAAG GTTAGTGCCTCTTATGAGCAGGCTCTTATGGATGCTCGGAAGCAAATTGAGCGTGAAATGGAACGATTTAAAATCTGTGAGAaggaaactaaaacaaaagcattttcaaaagaaGGCCTGGGCCAACAGCCTAAGACG GATCCGAAGGAGAAAGCTAAATCAGATACAAGAGATTGGCTGAACAATGTG GTGAGCGAACTAGAAAATCAAATTGATAGCTTTGAAGCTGAAATCGAGGGTCTCTCTgtaaaaaaagggaaaacaagGCCTCCTAGACTG ACACATTTGGAGACGTCAATTGCTCGACACAAGGCTCATATAATGAAACTAGAATTGATTTTGAGACTACTGGACAATGATGAATTAAGTCCTGAAACAGTTAATGATGTTAAAGATTTCTTGGACGATTATGTTGAGCGTAATCAG GAggatttcgatgatttcgatgatgttgACGAGCTTTACAGCTCTTTACCTTTAGACAAGGTGGAGTCTCTTGAAGATTTAGTAACAATTGGCCCTCCTGGTCTTGTTAAG GGTGTCAGTGCCTCCAATGCAGTTTTAAGCATGAAAAATCATTTGGCTACACCTGCTGCTCAAGTACCT GCTACAGCTACATCTGCCAATCAACAAGGCGCTTCTCCCCAAGAGCAAGTTGAGGAAACGGCAACCCAGGACACTACTGATACTGTTGCAAGGACTCCCCCTCCTAAAAGCAGTTCAGCTGCTGCTTCTGCTCCACCAACACCAGTAGGAAGCCATTCCAATCCTGGTATTGTGAAAGCTACAAGTGACTTCGTTGGTGCATCAACTGCTTCCTCTGGTCATTTGGGTTCAAGTTCTTCAACTGGTCTCTTAGATAATGCAGGCGTTCCATCATCTCCTGTAAGTGTCCCTTATTCAGTAAAGGAAGAAGACATTACAAGTTTCCCTGGCCGTAAACCTTCCCCAGCTCTTGCTGAAGTTGGGCTACGAGGTGTTGGTAGAGGTGGATTATCCAACCAACCATCAAGTAGTGTCCCTATCAGTTCTGGAAGCACAATTTCGAGCAATGGAGCCCTTGGTAGTGTAACGTCAGGTTCTGAAATGGCAAAAAGAAACATGCTTGGAGCTGAGGAAAGACTTGGAAGTAGTAGCATGGTGCAATCACTTGTATCTCCTCTTGGTAATAGAATGATCTTGCCACAGGCTGGGAAAACTGGTGATGGAATTGGCTCAGCTGATGCTGGGAGTGTTGGTGAGGCTGCATCTATGGCTGGGAGGGTGTTATCTTCTTCTGTGGTTCATGGTATACAATGGAGGCCTGGAAGTTCCTTTCAGAACCAGAATGAGGTG GGACAATTCCGTGGAAGAACTGAAATTGCTCCTGACCAGAGGGAGAAGTTTCTGCAGCGGTTTCAGCAGGTTCAGCAGGGTCAAACTAACCTTCTTGGCTTGCCTCTTAGCGGAGGGAATCATAAACAATTCTCTGCTCAGCAACAGAATTCCCTCTTGCAGCAG CAGCAGCCCATTCCAATCCATCAGTCGTCAAGTCAGCAGACTCAAATATTGGCAGGGTCTAGAGATGCTG ATGTTGGTCATGCAAAAGTGGAGGAGTTGCATCAGCAACCTGCAGTATCTGAGGATTCTTCTGAATCTATTGGAAACTCTGGACTTGTGAAGAATCTGATGAACGAGGATGATATGAAGGCTTCATATGCGTTGGATCCTCCG GCTGGAGCGGGTAGCGCTCTTACAGAATCATCTCAAATGCCAAGGGACATTGATTTATCTCCTAGTCAACCTTTGCAATCCAGTCAACCTTCTGGAAGTCTTGGTGTCATTGGTCGAAGAAGTGTTGCAGACCTGGGTGCAATTGGTGATAACCTCAGCGTTTCTCCTGCAACATCTGGAGGAATGCATGACCAGTTGTACAATTTACAGATGCTTGAATCTTCATTTTATAAACTTCCACAACCAAAAGATTCTGAGCGGGCAAAGAGCTATACTCCA AGACACCCTGTGGTGACTCCTCCAAGCTATCCCCAAGTGCAGGCACCAATTGTCAATAACCCTGCTTTCTGGGAGCGTCTTGGAGCTGATAACTATGGCACTGATACCCTATTCTTTGCATTTTACTACCAGCAG AATACTTATCAACAGTATCTGGCtgctaaggaattgaagaagcaATCATGGAGATACCATAGGAAGTACAATACATGGTTTCAGAGACACAAGGAGCCGGATATTGCCACTGATGATTATGAACAGGGGACATACGTTTACTTTGATTTCCATATTGGCAATGATGAGCAGCACGGATG GTGCCAGAGAATCAAGACTGAGTTCACGTTTGAGTACAATTATCTTGAAGATGAGCTTATAGTGTAG
- the LOC113693505 gene encoding uncharacterized protein isoform X1 — protein sequence MGASRKLQGEIDRVLKKVQEGVDVFDSIWNKVYDTDNANQKEKFEADLKKEIKKLQRYRDQIKTWIQSSEIKDKKVSASYEQALMDARKQIEREMERFKICEKETKTKAFSKEGLGQQPKTDPKEKAKSDTRDWLNNVVSELENQIDSFEAEIEGLSVKKGKTRPPRLTHLETSIARHKAHIMKLELILRLLDNDELSPETVNDVKDFLDDYVERNQEDFDDFDDVDELYSSLPLDKVESLEDLVTIGPPGLVKGVSASNAVLSMKNHLATPAAQVPATATSANQQGASPQEQVEETATQDTTDTVARTPPPKSSSAAASAPPTPVGSHSNPGIVKATSDFVGASTASSGHLGSSSSTGLLDNAGVPSSPVSVPYSVKEEDITSFPGRKPSPALAEVGLRGVGRGGLSNQPSSSVPISSGSTISSNGALGSVTSGSEMAKRNMLGAEERLGSSSMVQSLVSPLGNRMILPQAGKTGDGIGSADAGSVGEAASMAGRVLSSSVVHGIQWRPGSSFQNQNEVGQFRGRTEIAPDQREKFLQRFQQVQQGQTNLLGLPLSGGNHKQFSAQQQNSLLQQFNSQSSSISPQLGVQPAGLNSVPSSPSLQQQPIPIHQSSSQQTQILAGSRDADVGHAKVEELHQQPAVSEDSSESIGNSGLVKNLMNEDDMKASYALDPPAGAGSALTESSQMPRDIDLSPSQPLQSSQPSGSLGVIGRRSVADLGAIGDNLSVSPATSGGMHDQLYNLQMLESSFYKLPQPKDSERAKSYTPRHPVVTPPSYPQVQAPIVNNPAFWERLGADNYGTDTLFFAFYYQQNTYQQYLAAKELKKQSWRYHRKYNTWFQRHKEPDIATDDYEQGTYVYFDFHIGNDEQHGWCQRIKTEFTFEYNYLEDELIV from the exons ATGGGCGCAAGTCGAAAGCTGCAGGGAGAAATCGATCGGGTTCTTAAGAAGGTTCAAGAAGGCGTCGATGTATTCGACAGCATTTGGAACAAG GTTTATGATACGGACAATGCGAATCAGAAGGAGAAATTTGAAGCGGATTTGAAGAAGGAAATTAAAAAGCTTCAAAGATACAGAGACCAAATTAAGACATGGATCCAATCCAGTGAAATTAAGGATAAAAAG GTTAGTGCCTCTTATGAGCAGGCTCTTATGGATGCTCGGAAGCAAATTGAGCGTGAAATGGAACGATTTAAAATCTGTGAGAaggaaactaaaacaaaagcattttcaaaagaaGGCCTGGGCCAACAGCCTAAGACG GATCCGAAGGAGAAAGCTAAATCAGATACAAGAGATTGGCTGAACAATGTG GTGAGCGAACTAGAAAATCAAATTGATAGCTTTGAAGCTGAAATCGAGGGTCTCTCTgtaaaaaaagggaaaacaagGCCTCCTAGACTG ACACATTTGGAGACGTCAATTGCTCGACACAAGGCTCATATAATGAAACTAGAATTGATTTTGAGACTACTGGACAATGATGAATTAAGTCCTGAAACAGTTAATGATGTTAAAGATTTCTTGGACGATTATGTTGAGCGTAATCAG GAggatttcgatgatttcgatgatgttgACGAGCTTTACAGCTCTTTACCTTTAGACAAGGTGGAGTCTCTTGAAGATTTAGTAACAATTGGCCCTCCTGGTCTTGTTAAG GGTGTCAGTGCCTCCAATGCAGTTTTAAGCATGAAAAATCATTTGGCTACACCTGCTGCTCAAGTACCT GCTACAGCTACATCTGCCAATCAACAAGGCGCTTCTCCCCAAGAGCAAGTTGAGGAAACGGCAACCCAGGACACTACTGATACTGTTGCAAGGACTCCCCCTCCTAAAAGCAGTTCAGCTGCTGCTTCTGCTCCACCAACACCAGTAGGAAGCCATTCCAATCCTGGTATTGTGAAAGCTACAAGTGACTTCGTTGGTGCATCAACTGCTTCCTCTGGTCATTTGGGTTCAAGTTCTTCAACTGGTCTCTTAGATAATGCAGGCGTTCCATCATCTCCTGTAAGTGTCCCTTATTCAGTAAAGGAAGAAGACATTACAAGTTTCCCTGGCCGTAAACCTTCCCCAGCTCTTGCTGAAGTTGGGCTACGAGGTGTTGGTAGAGGTGGATTATCCAACCAACCATCAAGTAGTGTCCCTATCAGTTCTGGAAGCACAATTTCGAGCAATGGAGCCCTTGGTAGTGTAACGTCAGGTTCTGAAATGGCAAAAAGAAACATGCTTGGAGCTGAGGAAAGACTTGGAAGTAGTAGCATGGTGCAATCACTTGTATCTCCTCTTGGTAATAGAATGATCTTGCCACAGGCTGGGAAAACTGGTGATGGAATTGGCTCAGCTGATGCTGGGAGTGTTGGTGAGGCTGCATCTATGGCTGGGAGGGTGTTATCTTCTTCTGTGGTTCATGGTATACAATGGAGGCCTGGAAGTTCCTTTCAGAACCAGAATGAGGTG GGACAATTCCGTGGAAGAACTGAAATTGCTCCTGACCAGAGGGAGAAGTTTCTGCAGCGGTTTCAGCAGGTTCAGCAGGGTCAAACTAACCTTCTTGGCTTGCCTCTTAGCGGAGGGAATCATAAACAATTCTCTGCTCAGCAACAGAATTCCCTCTTGCAGCAG TTCAATTCCCAAAGCTCCTCTATCTCGCCTCAACTTGGGGTTCAACCAGCTGGTCTTAACAGTGTTCCATCATCTCCCTCATTGCAGCAGCAGCCCATTCCAATCCATCAGTCGTCAAGTCAGCAGACTCAAATATTGGCAGGGTCTAGAGATGCTG ATGTTGGTCATGCAAAAGTGGAGGAGTTGCATCAGCAACCTGCAGTATCTGAGGATTCTTCTGAATCTATTGGAAACTCTGGACTTGTGAAGAATCTGATGAACGAGGATGATATGAAGGCTTCATATGCGTTGGATCCTCCG GCTGGAGCGGGTAGCGCTCTTACAGAATCATCTCAAATGCCAAGGGACATTGATTTATCTCCTAGTCAACCTTTGCAATCCAGTCAACCTTCTGGAAGTCTTGGTGTCATTGGTCGAAGAAGTGTTGCAGACCTGGGTGCAATTGGTGATAACCTCAGCGTTTCTCCTGCAACATCTGGAGGAATGCATGACCAGTTGTACAATTTACAGATGCTTGAATCTTCATTTTATAAACTTCCACAACCAAAAGATTCTGAGCGGGCAAAGAGCTATACTCCA AGACACCCTGTGGTGACTCCTCCAAGCTATCCCCAAGTGCAGGCACCAATTGTCAATAACCCTGCTTTCTGGGAGCGTCTTGGAGCTGATAACTATGGCACTGATACCCTATTCTTTGCATTTTACTACCAGCAG AATACTTATCAACAGTATCTGGCtgctaaggaattgaagaagcaATCATGGAGATACCATAGGAAGTACAATACATGGTTTCAGAGACACAAGGAGCCGGATATTGCCACTGATGATTATGAACAGGGGACATACGTTTACTTTGATTTCCATATTGGCAATGATGAGCAGCACGGATG GTGCCAGAGAATCAAGACTGAGTTCACGTTTGAGTACAATTATCTTGAAGATGAGCTTATAGTGTAG
- the LOC113693505 gene encoding uncharacterized protein isoform X5: protein MGASRKLQGEIDRVLKKVQEGVDVFDSIWNKVYDTDNANQKEKFEADLKKEIKKLQRYRDQIKTWIQSSEIKDKKVSASYEQALMDARKQIEREMERFKICEKETKTKAFSKEGLGQQPKTDPKEKAKSDTRDWLNNVVSELENQIDSFEAEIEGLSVKKGKTRPPRLTHLETSIARHKAHIMKLELILRLLDNDELSPETVNDVKDFLDDYVERNQEDFDDFDDVDELYSSLPLDKVESLEDLVTIGPPGLVKGVSASNAVLSMKNHLATPAAQVPATATSANQQGASPQEQVEETATQDTTDTVARTPPPKSSSAAASAPPTPVGSHSNPGIVKATSDFVGASTASSGHLGSSSSTGLLDNAGVPSSPVSVPYSVKEEDITSFPGRKPSPALAEVGLRGVGRGGLSNQPSSSVPISSGSTISSNGALGSVTSGSEMAKRNMLGAEERLGSSSMVQSLVSPLGNRMILPQAGKTGDGIGSADAGSVGEAASMAGRVLSSSVVHGIQWRPGSSFQNQNEVGQFRGRTEIAPDQREKFLQRFQQVQQGQTNLLGLPLSGGNHKQFSAQQQNSLLQQQPIPIHQSSSQQTQILAGSRDADVGHAKVEELHQQPAVSEDSSESIGNSGLVKNLMNEDDMKASYALDPPAGAGSALTESSQMPRDIDLSPSQPLQSSQPSGSLGVIGRRSVADLGAIGDNLSVSPATSGGMHDQLYNLQMLESSFYKLPQPKDSERAKSYTPRHPVVTPPSYPQVQAPIVNNPAFWERLGADNYGTDTLFFAFYYQQNTYQQYLAAKELKKQSWRYHRKYNTWFQRHKEPDIATDDYEQGTYVYFDFHIGNDEQHGWCQRIKTEFTFEYNYLEDELIV, encoded by the exons ATGGGCGCAAGTCGAAAGCTGCAGGGAGAAATCGATCGGGTTCTTAAGAAGGTTCAAGAAGGCGTCGATGTATTCGACAGCATTTGGAACAAG GTTTATGATACGGACAATGCGAATCAGAAGGAGAAATTTGAAGCGGATTTGAAGAAGGAAATTAAAAAGCTTCAAAGATACAGAGACCAAATTAAGACATGGATCCAATCCAGTGAAATTAAGGATAAAAAG GTTAGTGCCTCTTATGAGCAGGCTCTTATGGATGCTCGGAAGCAAATTGAGCGTGAAATGGAACGATTTAAAATCTGTGAGAaggaaactaaaacaaaagcattttcaaaagaaGGCCTGGGCCAACAGCCTAAGACG GATCCGAAGGAGAAAGCTAAATCAGATACAAGAGATTGGCTGAACAATGTG GTGAGCGAACTAGAAAATCAAATTGATAGCTTTGAAGCTGAAATCGAGGGTCTCTCTgtaaaaaaagggaaaacaagGCCTCCTAGACTG ACACATTTGGAGACGTCAATTGCTCGACACAAGGCTCATATAATGAAACTAGAATTGATTTTGAGACTACTGGACAATGATGAATTAAGTCCTGAAACAGTTAATGATGTTAAAGATTTCTTGGACGATTATGTTGAGCGTAATCAG GAggatttcgatgatttcgatgatgttgACGAGCTTTACAGCTCTTTACCTTTAGACAAGGTGGAGTCTCTTGAAGATTTAGTAACAATTGGCCCTCCTGGTCTTGTTAAG GGTGTCAGTGCCTCCAATGCAGTTTTAAGCATGAAAAATCATTTGGCTACACCTGCTGCTCAAGTACCT GCTACAGCTACATCTGCCAATCAACAAGGCGCTTCTCCCCAAGAGCAAGTTGAGGAAACGGCAACCCAGGACACTACTGATACTGTTGCAAGGACTCCCCCTCCTAAAAGCAGTTCAGCTGCTGCTTCTGCTCCACCAACACCAGTAGGAAGCCATTCCAATCCTGGTATTGTGAAAGCTACAAGTGACTTCGTTGGTGCATCAACTGCTTCCTCTGGTCATTTGGGTTCAAGTTCTTCAACTGGTCTCTTAGATAATGCAGGCGTTCCATCATCTCCTGTAAGTGTCCCTTATTCAGTAAAGGAAGAAGACATTACAAGTTTCCCTGGCCGTAAACCTTCCCCAGCTCTTGCTGAAGTTGGGCTACGAGGTGTTGGTAGAGGTGGATTATCCAACCAACCATCAAGTAGTGTCCCTATCAGTTCTGGAAGCACAATTTCGAGCAATGGAGCCCTTGGTAGTGTAACGTCAGGTTCTGAAATGGCAAAAAGAAACATGCTTGGAGCTGAGGAAAGACTTGGAAGTAGTAGCATGGTGCAATCACTTGTATCTCCTCTTGGTAATAGAATGATCTTGCCACAGGCTGGGAAAACTGGTGATGGAATTGGCTCAGCTGATGCTGGGAGTGTTGGTGAGGCTGCATCTATGGCTGGGAGGGTGTTATCTTCTTCTGTGGTTCATGGTATACAATGGAGGCCTGGAAGTTCCTTTCAGAACCAGAATGAGGTG GGACAATTCCGTGGAAGAACTGAAATTGCTCCTGACCAGAGGGAGAAGTTTCTGCAGCGGTTTCAGCAGGTTCAGCAGGGTCAAACTAACCTTCTTGGCTTGCCTCTTAGCGGAGGGAATCATAAACAATTCTCTGCTCAGCAACAGAATTCCCTCTTGCAGCAG CAGCCCATTCCAATCCATCAGTCGTCAAGTCAGCAGACTCAAATATTGGCAGGGTCTAGAGATGCTG ATGTTGGTCATGCAAAAGTGGAGGAGTTGCATCAGCAACCTGCAGTATCTGAGGATTCTTCTGAATCTATTGGAAACTCTGGACTTGTGAAGAATCTGATGAACGAGGATGATATGAAGGCTTCATATGCGTTGGATCCTCCG GCTGGAGCGGGTAGCGCTCTTACAGAATCATCTCAAATGCCAAGGGACATTGATTTATCTCCTAGTCAACCTTTGCAATCCAGTCAACCTTCTGGAAGTCTTGGTGTCATTGGTCGAAGAAGTGTTGCAGACCTGGGTGCAATTGGTGATAACCTCAGCGTTTCTCCTGCAACATCTGGAGGAATGCATGACCAGTTGTACAATTTACAGATGCTTGAATCTTCATTTTATAAACTTCCACAACCAAAAGATTCTGAGCGGGCAAAGAGCTATACTCCA AGACACCCTGTGGTGACTCCTCCAAGCTATCCCCAAGTGCAGGCACCAATTGTCAATAACCCTGCTTTCTGGGAGCGTCTTGGAGCTGATAACTATGGCACTGATACCCTATTCTTTGCATTTTACTACCAGCAG AATACTTATCAACAGTATCTGGCtgctaaggaattgaagaagcaATCATGGAGATACCATAGGAAGTACAATACATGGTTTCAGAGACACAAGGAGCCGGATATTGCCACTGATGATTATGAACAGGGGACATACGTTTACTTTGATTTCCATATTGGCAATGATGAGCAGCACGGATG GTGCCAGAGAATCAAGACTGAGTTCACGTTTGAGTACAATTATCTTGAAGATGAGCTTATAGTGTAG